In Actinomadura luzonensis, a single window of DNA contains:
- a CDS encoding extracellular solute-binding protein, with translation MKRSLVLIATAVLVAGCGSSGGGGTATSGSSQGAAPAKVTLEWWHLSTAEPLKTLWAQRAKEFMAQNPNVTIKATVLENDAYKAKLTTITQSGKAPDIFATWGGGVLKQQIDAGLVKDLTGEVGDVLPTFTTASLAAYQFDGKTYGLPTDIGMVGFWYNKKLFSKAGITQPPATWAEFLDDVKKLKSAGVTPIALAGKEKWPGHYYWAYLAMRIAGLDALKKAAVDKNFNTPDFIAAGQQVKALADLQPFQKGFLGASYSTPDGQSATVSNGKAAMELMGQWAPAVQKDSGKGLGDDLGFFPFPTVEGGKGSATDVFGGGGGLAVGADAPKEALQFVKFMTEMGNHSKAVEAGGVLPVLKGEESAVKDPNLKQVATALAGATGFQLYLDQAYPPAVGQQVNDSVAELIGGSKTPEQVVQAVTEVAKSEE, from the coding sequence ATGAAACGCAGTTTGGTGTTGATCGCGACCGCGGTGCTCGTGGCCGGCTGTGGCAGCAGCGGAGGCGGCGGCACCGCGACCTCCGGGTCCAGTCAGGGCGCGGCGCCGGCGAAGGTCACCCTGGAGTGGTGGCACCTGTCGACCGCCGAGCCGCTGAAGACCCTCTGGGCACAGCGGGCCAAGGAGTTCATGGCCCAGAACCCCAACGTCACGATCAAGGCGACGGTCCTGGAGAACGACGCCTACAAGGCGAAGCTCACCACCATCACGCAGTCGGGCAAGGCCCCCGACATCTTCGCCACCTGGGGTGGCGGCGTCCTGAAGCAGCAGATCGACGCGGGCCTGGTCAAGGACCTCACCGGTGAGGTCGGCGACGTCCTGCCCACCTTCACCACCGCGTCGCTGGCCGCCTACCAGTTCGACGGCAAGACCTACGGCCTGCCGACCGACATCGGCATGGTCGGGTTCTGGTACAACAAGAAGCTCTTCAGCAAGGCCGGCATCACGCAGCCGCCCGCCACCTGGGCGGAGTTCCTCGACGACGTCAAGAAGCTCAAGTCCGCGGGCGTCACCCCCATCGCCCTGGCCGGCAAGGAGAAGTGGCCCGGCCACTACTACTGGGCCTACCTCGCCATGCGCATCGCCGGTCTCGACGCGCTCAAGAAGGCGGCGGTGGACAAGAACTTCAACACTCCCGACTTCATCGCGGCCGGGCAGCAGGTCAAGGCCCTCGCCGACCTCCAGCCGTTCCAGAAGGGCTTCCTCGGGGCGTCGTACTCGACCCCTGACGGCCAGTCGGCCACGGTGAGCAACGGCAAGGCCGCCATGGAGCTGATGGGCCAGTGGGCGCCGGCCGTGCAGAAGGACTCGGGCAAGGGCCTCGGCGACGACCTCGGCTTCTTCCCGTTCCCGACGGTCGAGGGCGGCAAGGGCTCGGCCACGGACGTGTTCGGCGGCGGCGGCGGGCTGGCCGTCGGCGCGGACGCCCCGAAGGAGGCCCTGCAGTTCGTCAAGTTCATGACCGAGATGGGCAACCACTCCAAGGCCGTCGAGGCCGGCGGCGTGCTGCCGGTGCTGAAGGGCGAGGAGAGCGCGGTCAAGGACCCGAACCTCAAGCAGGTGGCCACGGCCCTGGCCGGCGCGACCGGGTTCCAGCTCTACCTGGACCAGGCCTACCCGCCCGCCGTCGGCCAGCAGGTCAACGACAGCGTGGCCGAGCTGATCGGCGGCAGCAAGACGCCTGAGCAGGTCGTCCAGGCGGTGACCGAAGTGGCCAAGAGCGAAGAATGA
- a CDS encoding carbohydrate ABC transporter permease → MTTLTRGPEAVKLPAPAPAVKRRGRWLTITLFVLPALVLFLLLVVAPILVAFYASVFRWNGFGGLPTNYIGFDNFTRLFGTEIFTRDLWHLLVLVVFSVCVQLPFSLAVALLLNQRIRGRALYRLVFFAPYVLSEVITGVLFSLILSPGTGMANQLLGVFGINSDWLADPDTVMPSLFLVMTWKYFGFHMMIYLAGRQNIPNELVEAAQIDGANSWKTFRHITLPLLGPTIRISVFLSVIYTIQLFDLVWILTQGGPAHSSETMAVTMFEYGFKRSQVGYASAISVVMFVLSLVFALVYQRFVMRRDLEGATTSIGGRT, encoded by the coding sequence ATGACGACACTGACCCGAGGGCCGGAAGCGGTCAAGCTTCCGGCCCCCGCCCCTGCCGTCAAGCGACGCGGCCGCTGGCTGACGATCACCCTGTTCGTCCTGCCCGCTCTGGTGCTGTTCCTGCTGCTGGTCGTGGCGCCCATCCTGGTCGCCTTCTACGCCAGCGTGTTCCGCTGGAACGGCTTCGGCGGCCTGCCCACCAACTACATCGGCTTCGACAACTTCACCCGGCTGTTCGGCACCGAGATCTTCACCAGGGACCTGTGGCACCTGCTCGTGCTGGTCGTGTTCTCGGTGTGCGTGCAGCTGCCGTTCTCGCTGGCCGTGGCGCTGCTGCTGAACCAGCGCATCCGCGGCCGGGCGCTGTACCGGCTGGTGTTCTTCGCGCCGTACGTGCTGTCCGAGGTGATCACCGGTGTGCTGTTCTCGCTGATCCTCTCGCCCGGCACGGGCATGGCCAACCAGCTTCTCGGCGTGTTCGGCATCAACTCCGACTGGCTGGCCGACCCGGACACCGTGATGCCGTCGCTGTTCCTGGTCATGACGTGGAAGTACTTCGGCTTCCACATGATGATCTACCTGGCCGGCCGGCAGAACATCCCCAACGAGCTGGTCGAGGCCGCCCAGATCGACGGGGCGAACAGCTGGAAGACCTTCCGGCACATCACGCTGCCGCTGCTCGGGCCGACGATCCGGATCAGCGTCTTCCTGTCCGTCATCTACACGATCCAGCTCTTCGACCTGGTCTGGATCCTCACCCAGGGCGGCCCGGCGCACTCGTCGGAGACGATGGCCGTGACCATGTTCGAGTACGGCTTCAAGCGCTCCCAGGTCGGCTACGCCAGCGCGATCAGCGTCGTGATGTTCGTGCTGAGCCTCGTCTTCGCCCTCGTCTACCAGCGGTTCGTCATGCGCCGTGACCTGGAGGGCGCGACCACCAGCATCGGAGGCCGCACATGA
- a CDS encoding carbohydrate ABC transporter permease — protein sequence MTTLATRGHGKKPRPRRNTLPLHAVAWIVGAFILIPVLYAVLGGFKRNSELSENPFGLPTSWVTGNYTDVLASHSFWLQLWNSTFIAVSTTVLTVGVAALAGFVFARFAFRGREVLFTLFTAGLMFPFAVAILPIFVLLRTLGLLGNPLGVILVQAAFGLPLTIIILRGFFRSIPGEIEEAAIIDGCSPFGFFWRILLPMAKPAVATVSVLAIVGSWNNFMLPLVVFTEEANWTLPLGIQQFQGQYASDTARILAYLVLAMVPALGFYAVAERHLVGGLTAGATKG from the coding sequence ATGACCACGCTCGCCACGAGGGGGCACGGCAAGAAGCCCAGGCCGCGGCGCAACACGTTGCCGCTGCACGCCGTCGCGTGGATCGTCGGGGCGTTCATCCTCATTCCCGTGCTGTACGCCGTCCTGGGCGGTTTCAAGCGCAACAGCGAGCTGTCGGAGAACCCGTTCGGGCTGCCCACCTCGTGGGTGACCGGCAACTACACCGACGTGCTCGCCTCGCACTCGTTCTGGCTGCAGCTCTGGAACAGCACCTTCATCGCGGTCAGCACCACCGTGCTCACGGTCGGGGTGGCGGCGCTCGCCGGGTTCGTCTTCGCCCGGTTCGCCTTCCGGGGCAGGGAGGTGCTGTTCACGTTGTTCACGGCGGGGCTGATGTTCCCGTTCGCGGTGGCCATCCTGCCGATCTTCGTGCTGCTGCGCACGCTCGGCCTGCTCGGCAACCCGCTCGGGGTCATCCTCGTGCAGGCGGCCTTCGGCCTGCCGTTGACGATCATCATCCTGCGCGGCTTCTTCCGCAGCATCCCGGGCGAGATCGAGGAGGCCGCGATCATCGACGGCTGCAGCCCGTTCGGGTTCTTCTGGCGGATCCTGCTGCCCATGGCCAAGCCGGCCGTCGCCACCGTCTCGGTGCTGGCGATCGTGGGGAGCTGGAACAACTTCATGCTGCCGCTGGTGGTCTTCACGGAGGAGGCCAACTGGACGCTGCCGCTCGGCATCCAGCAGTTCCAGGGCCAGTACGCCTCCGACACCGCCCGCATCCTCGCCTACCTCGTTCTGGCCATGGTCCCTGCGCTCGGGTTCTACGCCGTGGCGGAACGTCACCTGGTCGGCGGGCTCACCGCCGGCGCAACGAAGGGATGA
- a CDS encoding glycoside hydrolase family 5 protein: MLHVSGTHLVTDDDTPVRLRGVGLGGWMNMENFITGYPANESAMREAVCGVLGEERAELFFDRLLSSFFTERDADLLAGLGMNCVRIPINYRHWESDDRPFEIDPRGFRHLDRVIGLLGERGIYSVIDLHALPGSQNQHWHSDNPTHVASFWRHRHFQDRVVHLWEVLADHYRDNPWVAGYNPANEPGDVSGRVVGPFYDRLVKAVRAADPHHILFLDGNTYATDFSIFREMYENTVFVMHDYALAGFAHGGPYPGHTRGEWCDRDELERTFARRSQFQRETGTPLWVGEFGPVYTGDPDKDAQRYQILRDQLAIYDAQGVGWSLWTYKDVGLQGLVHAAGPYLERFGGFMDKKRRLGADRWGSTMEEVADVLAPLHELIEREFPSWDPYPWGARYQSDDLIRHILFAQALLPEYAELFRGLDDDELAALADSFLLERCVRREPLLELLADNLSR, encoded by the coding sequence ATGCTGCATGTGTCCGGAACCCACCTCGTCACGGACGACGACACACCGGTACGGCTCCGGGGGGTGGGCCTCGGGGGCTGGATGAACATGGAGAACTTCATCACCGGCTATCCCGCGAACGAGTCCGCCATGCGCGAGGCCGTGTGCGGCGTGCTCGGCGAGGAGCGGGCGGAGCTGTTCTTCGACCGCCTGCTGAGCTCGTTCTTCACCGAGCGGGACGCCGACCTGCTGGCCGGTCTCGGCATGAACTGCGTGCGCATCCCGATCAACTACCGCCACTGGGAGTCCGACGACCGTCCCTTCGAGATCGACCCGCGCGGCTTCCGCCACCTCGACCGGGTGATCGGCCTGCTCGGCGAGCGCGGCATCTACAGCGTCATCGACCTGCACGCGCTGCCGGGCTCGCAGAACCAGCACTGGCACTCCGACAACCCCACCCACGTGGCGTCGTTCTGGCGGCACCGCCACTTCCAGGACCGGGTGGTGCACCTGTGGGAGGTCCTCGCCGACCACTACCGGGACAACCCGTGGGTGGCCGGCTACAACCCGGCCAACGAGCCCGGGGACGTCAGCGGCCGGGTGGTCGGCCCCTTCTACGACCGCCTGGTCAAGGCGGTGCGGGCCGCCGACCCGCACCACATCCTGTTCCTGGACGGCAACACCTACGCCACCGACTTCTCGATATTTCGTGAGATGTACGAGAACACGGTGTTCGTCATGCACGACTACGCCCTGGCCGGTTTCGCGCACGGCGGCCCCTACCCCGGTCACACCCGCGGCGAGTGGTGCGACCGCGACGAGCTGGAGCGGACGTTCGCCCGGCGCTCGCAGTTCCAGCGCGAGACCGGCACGCCGCTGTGGGTGGGCGAGTTCGGGCCGGTCTACACCGGCGATCCGGACAAGGACGCCCAGCGCTACCAGATCCTGCGCGACCAGCTCGCGATCTACGACGCGCAGGGGGTGGGCTGGTCGCTGTGGACGTACAAGGACGTGGGGCTGCAGGGGCTGGTGCACGCGGCGGGGCCGTACCTGGAGAGGTTCGGCGGCTTCATGGACAAGAAGCGGCGGCTCGGCGCGGACCGCTGGGGCTCGACCATGGAGGAGGTCGCGGACGTGCTCGCGCCGCTGCACGAGCTGATCGAGCGCGAGTTCCCGTCCTGGGACCCCTACCCGTGGGGGGCCCGCTACCAGAGCGACGACCTGATCCGGCACATCCTGTTCGCGCAGGCGCTGCTGCCGGAGTACGCCGAGTTGTTCCGCGGCCTGGACGACGACGAGCTGGCCGCCCTCGCCGACTCGTTCCTGCTGGAGCGGTGCGTGCGCCGCGAACCACTGCTGGAGCTCCTGGCGGACAACCTCTCACGGTGA
- the efeU gene encoding iron uptake transporter permease EfeU: MFASYLIGLREGLEATLVVSVLVAFLVKSDRRDKLPQVWAGVGAAVALSVAFGALLTFTAAHLEYQGQELFESITSLLAVGFVTWMIFWMRRTSRALSGELRGRLTDALAMGWLAVVVMAFLAVAREGLETALLFFASAQGAATTTAPLIGITLGVLTSVALGYGLYRSAIRINLTKFFTWTGLLLILVAAGIFKYGVHDLQEAGVLPGLTSQAFDLSAALPADSWYGALLAGMLNITPQPSVAEVVAWAVYLLPVLFLFLRPQRVAAPAAA, encoded by the coding sequence GTGTTCGCCAGTTATCTCATCGGACTGCGCGAGGGCCTGGAGGCGACGCTCGTCGTCTCGGTCCTCGTCGCGTTCCTCGTCAAAAGCGATCGCAGGGACAAGCTCCCCCAGGTCTGGGCCGGCGTGGGCGCCGCCGTCGCGCTGTCGGTGGCGTTCGGGGCGCTGCTGACCTTCACGGCGGCCCACCTGGAGTACCAGGGGCAGGAGCTGTTCGAGTCGATCACCTCCCTGCTGGCCGTCGGCTTCGTCACCTGGATGATCTTCTGGATGCGGCGGACGTCCCGCGCCCTCTCCGGCGAGCTGCGCGGCAGGCTGACCGACGCGCTCGCGATGGGCTGGCTCGCCGTGGTCGTCATGGCGTTCCTCGCGGTCGCCAGGGAGGGCCTGGAGACCGCCCTGCTCTTCTTCGCCTCCGCGCAGGGCGCCGCCACGACCACCGCGCCGCTGATCGGCATCACGCTGGGCGTGCTCACCTCCGTGGCGCTCGGCTACGGCCTCTACCGCAGCGCCATCAGGATCAACCTGACCAAGTTCTTCACCTGGACGGGGCTGCTGCTCATCCTGGTCGCCGCCGGCATCTTCAAGTACGGCGTGCACGACCTCCAGGAGGCCGGCGTGCTGCCCGGCCTGACCAGCCAGGCCTTCGACCTGAGCGCCGCCCTGCCGGCCGACTCCTGGTACGGGGCGCTGCTGGCCGGGATGCTCAACATCACCCCGCAGCCCAGCGTCGCCGAGGTCGTCGCCTGGGCCGTCTACCTGCTGCCCGTCCTCTTCCTCTTCCTCCGCCCCCAGCGGGTCGCCGCGCCTGCCGCGGCCTGA
- the efeO gene encoding iron uptake system protein EfeO produces the protein MPTLLRLSAGVLALAGLTACGSTGGGAAAPAAAGKPGKIAVAASDTECKVPVTEVPAGTTTFTITNGGSKVTEFYVLAAGDRIMAEVENIVPGLTRELIAELPAGTYETACKPGMVGKGIRNPLKVTGEHKALTADAELAAAVAGYKRYIRTQSDTLLVKTQEFVDAVKAEKIDQAKALYPVARTYWERIEPVAEIFGDLDPAIDAREADLAAGEEWTGFHRIEKDLWVGKDVSKDGPVADKLIADVKTIVTKANAAELTPLNLANGAKELLDEVATGKITGEEDIWSHTDLWDFAANLEGSRAAVQSLRPVLEERAPDLVKTLDEKFAAAEAALEAHRKGDGWQLHDELSKTQLKALSDAINALGEPISKIAPIVAK, from the coding sequence ATGCCTACCCTCCTCCGCCTGTCCGCCGGCGTGCTCGCGCTCGCCGGACTGACCGCCTGCGGCTCCACCGGGGGCGGCGCCGCCGCCCCGGCCGCCGCCGGCAAGCCCGGGAAGATCGCCGTCGCCGCGAGCGACACCGAGTGCAAGGTGCCGGTCACCGAGGTGCCCGCGGGCACGACGACGTTCACGATCACCAACGGCGGCAGCAAGGTGACCGAGTTCTACGTGCTGGCCGCCGGGGACCGGATCATGGCCGAGGTCGAGAACATCGTCCCGGGGCTGACCAGGGAGCTCATCGCCGAGCTGCCGGCCGGCACGTACGAGACCGCGTGCAAGCCCGGCATGGTCGGCAAGGGCATCCGCAACCCGCTCAAGGTCACCGGCGAGCACAAGGCGCTCACCGCCGACGCGGAGCTCGCCGCGGCCGTGGCCGGCTACAAGCGGTACATCCGGACGCAGAGCGACACGCTGCTGGTCAAGACGCAGGAGTTCGTGGACGCCGTCAAGGCGGAGAAGATCGACCAGGCCAAGGCGCTGTACCCGGTGGCGCGGACGTACTGGGAGCGCATCGAGCCGGTCGCGGAGATCTTCGGCGACCTCGACCCGGCCATCGACGCCCGCGAGGCGGACCTCGCCGCCGGCGAGGAGTGGACCGGCTTCCACCGCATCGAGAAGGACCTGTGGGTCGGCAAGGACGTCAGCAAGGACGGCCCGGTCGCCGACAAGCTGATCGCCGACGTCAAGACCATCGTCACCAAGGCCAACGCCGCCGAGCTGACCCCGCTCAACCTGGCCAACGGCGCCAAGGAGCTGCTCGACGAGGTCGCCACCGGGAAGATCACCGGCGAGGAGGACATCTGGTCGCACACCGATCTCTGGGACTTCGCCGCCAACCTCGAAGGCTCCCGCGCCGCCGTGCAGTCGCTCCGGCCGGTGCTGGAGGAGCGGGCTCCCGACCTGGTCAAGACGCTGGACGAGAAGTTCGCGGCGGCCGAGGCGGCGCTGGAGGCGCACCGGAAGGGCGACGGCTGGCAGCTGCACGACGAGCTGTCCAAGACGCAGCTCAAGGCCCTGTCGGACGCGATCAACGCCCTCGGCGAGCCGATCAGCAAGATCGCGCCGATCGTGGCGAAGTAG
- the efeB gene encoding iron uptake transporter deferrochelatase/peroxidase subunit, with protein MSSEPARSGRLSRRRLFGLGAAGAAVAGAGAVAAGPLLREPPVAHASSTSDPYPFYGEHQAGIVTPAQDRLHFVAFDVTTRDRAELVDLLQEWTAAAARLTQGKESGSFGAVGGDPAAAPDDTGEALGLPASGLTLTIGFGPSLFDDRFGLAAERPAALADLPKFPGEQLIPEISGGDICVQACAHDPQVAVHAIRNLARIGFGRVSVRWSQLGFGRTSSTSRAQATPRNLMGFKDGTNNLKLEDAALLRQQLWADAADGPAWMAGGAYLVTRKIRMTIETWDRTSLTEQEQIFGRDKGEGAPLGKKHEFDALDFAARRPDGQPYIAARSHVRLAHPSSHGEARLLRRGYNFVDGSDGLGRLDAGLFFIAYQRDPRKQFVPIQMELARHDPLNEYVKHVSSGLFACPPGVRDAGDYWGRALFE; from the coding sequence ATGTCGTCCGAACCCGCGCGAAGCGGGCGGTTGAGCCGGAGGCGGCTGTTCGGGCTGGGGGCCGCGGGCGCCGCGGTGGCCGGCGCGGGCGCGGTGGCCGCCGGGCCGCTGCTGCGCGAGCCGCCCGTCGCGCACGCCTCCTCCACCTCCGACCCCTACCCCTTCTACGGCGAGCACCAGGCCGGCATCGTCACGCCCGCCCAGGACCGCCTGCACTTCGTCGCCTTCGACGTCACCACCCGCGACCGCGCCGAGCTGGTCGACCTGCTGCAGGAGTGGACCGCCGCGGCGGCCCGCCTGACGCAGGGCAAGGAGTCGGGCTCGTTCGGCGCGGTCGGCGGCGACCCGGCGGCGGCGCCCGACGACACGGGCGAGGCGCTGGGGCTGCCCGCCTCCGGCCTGACGCTGACGATCGGGTTCGGGCCGTCGCTGTTCGACGACCGCTTCGGGCTGGCGGCCGAGCGCCCGGCCGCGCTCGCCGACCTGCCGAAGTTCCCCGGCGAGCAGCTCATCCCGGAGATCTCCGGCGGCGACATCTGCGTGCAGGCGTGCGCGCACGACCCGCAGGTCGCCGTGCACGCCATCCGCAACCTGGCCAGGATCGGCTTCGGCCGCGTGTCGGTGCGCTGGTCGCAGCTCGGCTTCGGCCGCACGTCGTCCACGTCCCGGGCCCAGGCCACCCCGCGCAACCTCATGGGCTTCAAGGACGGCACCAACAACCTCAAGCTGGAGGACGCCGCCCTGCTGCGCCAGCAGCTCTGGGCGGACGCCGCCGACGGGCCGGCCTGGATGGCGGGCGGCGCCTACCTGGTCACCAGGAAGATCCGTATGACGATCGAGACCTGGGACCGCACCTCGCTGACCGAGCAGGAGCAGATCTTCGGCCGGGACAAGGGCGAGGGCGCGCCGCTGGGCAAGAAGCACGAGTTCGACGCGCTGGACTTCGCCGCCCGGCGGCCGGACGGGCAGCCGTACATCGCGGCCAGGTCGCACGTCCGGCTGGCCCACCCCAGCTCGCACGGCGAGGCGCGGCTGCTGCGGCGGGGCTACAACTTCGTGGACGGCTCCGACGGCCTCGGCCGGCTGGACGCCGGCCTGTTCTTCATCGCCTACCAGCGGGACCCGCGCAAGCAGTTCGTGCCGATCCAGATGGAGCTGGCCAGGCACGACCCGCTCAACGAGTACGTCAAGCACGTCTCCAGCGGCCTGTTCGCCTGCCCGCCCGGGGTGCGGGACGCCGGTGACTACTGGGGGCGCGCGCTGTTCGAGTGA
- a CDS encoding STM4015 family protein: MTIEYDSYHGYQLQYRDSYAGLPVREVCAEPAAFPPGDSGSVAWRLSSDHGDDFAGFSAAFDAFLEQADAGQVTAIVVGAWEECYATSSAPIVERLVREAPRLPALRSLFLGAISGDQAEISWIQQSDVTPLLEAYPKLERFDVRGGTGLELRPVRHESLRMLRVETGGLSGEVARAVAASDLPTLEHLELWLGIPDYGGDATVADLDPILRGERLPALRHLGLQDSEIQDEIAAAVAFAPVVARLESLALSMGTLGDEGAAALLTGQPLTHLRRLDLHHHYLSDAMMRRVAEALPGVDVDLSGREDPDEDDGEQWLYVAVSE; encoded by the coding sequence ATGACGATCGAGTACGACTCCTACCACGGCTACCAGCTCCAATACCGCGACAGCTACGCCGGCCTGCCGGTGCGGGAAGTGTGCGCGGAGCCGGCCGCCTTCCCGCCCGGCGACAGCGGGTCGGTCGCCTGGCGGCTCAGCTCCGACCACGGCGACGACTTCGCCGGCTTCTCCGCCGCCTTCGACGCGTTCCTGGAGCAGGCCGACGCCGGGCAGGTCACCGCGATCGTCGTCGGCGCGTGGGAGGAGTGCTACGCCACGTCCTCGGCCCCCATCGTCGAGCGCCTGGTGCGGGAGGCGCCGCGGCTGCCCGCGCTGCGCTCGTTGTTCCTCGGCGCGATCAGCGGCGACCAGGCCGAGATCTCCTGGATCCAGCAGAGCGACGTGACGCCGCTGCTGGAGGCGTACCCGAAGCTGGAGCGGTTCGACGTTCGCGGCGGCACCGGGCTGGAGCTGCGGCCGGTCAGGCACGAGTCGCTGCGGATGCTGCGCGTCGAGACCGGCGGCCTGAGCGGCGAGGTGGCGCGGGCCGTCGCCGCGAGCGACCTGCCCACGCTGGAGCACCTGGAGCTGTGGCTCGGCATCCCCGACTACGGCGGCGACGCGACGGTGGCCGACCTCGACCCGATCCTGCGCGGCGAGCGGCTGCCCGCGCTGCGCCACCTCGGGCTCCAGGACAGCGAGATCCAGGACGAGATCGCCGCGGCGGTGGCGTTCGCGCCGGTCGTGGCCCGGCTGGAGTCGCTGGCGCTGTCCATGGGCACGCTCGGCGACGAGGGCGCGGCTGCGCTGCTCACCGGCCAGCCGCTCACCCACCTGCGCCGGCTCGACCTGCACCACCACTACCTGTCCGACGCGATGATGCGGCGGGTGGCCGAGGCGCTGCCCGGCGTCGACGTCGACCTGTCCGGCCGCGAGGACCCGGACGAGGACGACGGCGAGCAGTGGCTCTACGTGGCGGTGAGCGAGTGA
- a CDS encoding STM4015 family protein, with translation MKILLDPAEQPDHYATYREEYAGLPVAEAPWPDDAKEPRPEAGAVAWRLAGNEWDDGPDEIAGSLDWFFEHVDTAQVRALVIGQWEDCYDTGSGSIVERLVREAGRLPALRAVFLGAISPEESEISWIQQSDVTPLLEAFPKLERFEVRGGTGLELRPVRHESLRVLRVETGGLGGAFVRAVGGSDLPALELLELWFGVPHYGGDAGVGDLAGVMSGERLPALRHLRLENGEFQDDVAAALAAAPVVARLETLSLSMGLLGDEGAAALLTGQPLTHLRRLDVDHHYLSTAMMSRLRTALPGVEVVLSAPENRERAWRFVAVSE, from the coding sequence ATGAAGATCCTCCTCGACCCCGCCGAGCAGCCCGACCACTACGCGACCTACCGCGAGGAGTACGCCGGCCTGCCCGTCGCCGAGGCGCCCTGGCCGGACGACGCGAAGGAGCCGCGGCCGGAAGCGGGCGCGGTCGCCTGGCGGCTGGCCGGCAACGAGTGGGACGACGGCCCCGACGAGATCGCCGGCTCCCTCGACTGGTTCTTCGAGCACGTCGACACCGCCCAGGTGCGGGCGCTGGTCATCGGCCAGTGGGAGGACTGCTACGACACCGGCTCCGGCTCGATCGTCGAGCGCCTGGTCCGCGAGGCCGGCCGGCTGCCGGCGCTGCGCGCGGTCTTCCTCGGGGCGATCTCGCCGGAGGAGTCCGAGATCTCCTGGATCCAGCAGAGCGACGTGACGCCGCTGCTGGAGGCGTTCCCCAAGCTGGAGCGGTTCGAGGTGCGCGGCGGCACCGGGCTGGAGCTGCGGCCGGTCAGGCACGAGTCGCTGCGCGTGCTGCGCGTCGAGACCGGCGGGCTCGGCGGCGCCTTCGTCCGGGCGGTCGGCGGCAGCGACCTGCCCGCGCTGGAGCTGCTGGAGCTGTGGTTCGGCGTCCCCCACTACGGCGGCGACGCCGGGGTGGGCGACCTCGCGGGCGTCATGAGCGGCGAGCGGCTGCCCGCGTTGCGGCACCTGCGGCTGGAGAACGGCGAGTTCCAGGACGACGTCGCCGCCGCCCTGGCCGCCGCGCCGGTGGTGGCGCGGCTGGAGACGCTGAGCCTGTCGATGGGCTTGCTCGGCGACGAGGGCGCGGCGGCGCTGCTCACCGGCCAGCCCCTCACCCACCTGCGCCGGCTCGACGTCGATCACCACTACCTGTCGACCGCCATGATGAGCCGGCTGCGGACGGCGCTGCCGGGGGTGGAGGTCGTGCTGTCGGCGCCGGAGAACCGCGAACGCGCGTGGCGGTTCGTGGCGGTGAGCGAGTGA
- a CDS encoding STM4014 family protein: MAGDRRVTMFRAAAVAAGLAEPFLIPWRDVLTGRPLGAPEGALLRVDSPGEDAEADALLRGPGDPARVGGGARWYAAFTAGLARVAAVPGVRLLGDVGEIGVMFDKRRCHAVLREAGVPVPPAFAASSYAELRDGLAREGWTRAFVKPAHGSSASGVIALQTAGDRVRAVTSAAWGPGGGLVNSLRVRAYTSWEEVRRVVDVLAGDGLHVERWFPKASHGESAFDLRVVTVAGRPTHAVVRMSRTPMTNLHLGGRRGDLGLVRSRAGLWERVLEVCAGAAACFPGSLMTGVDVMVGADWRSVAVAEVNAFGDLLPGLDDLHGHGRDTYAEQVRAVLANAPAPVGPGG, from the coding sequence GTGGCCGGGGACCGGCGGGTGACCATGTTCCGCGCCGCCGCCGTCGCCGCCGGGCTGGCCGAGCCGTTCCTCATCCCCTGGCGTGACGTGCTGACGGGCCGCCCGCTCGGCGCGCCCGAGGGGGCGTTGCTGCGCGTCGACTCCCCCGGCGAGGACGCCGAGGCCGACGCGCTGCTGCGCGGCCCCGGCGATCCGGCCCGGGTGGGCGGCGGCGCGCGCTGGTACGCCGCGTTCACCGCCGGGCTGGCCCGGGTGGCGGCCGTTCCCGGCGTGCGGCTGCTGGGCGACGTGGGCGAGATCGGCGTCATGTTCGACAAGCGGCGCTGCCACGCGGTGCTGCGCGAGGCCGGGGTGCCGGTGCCGCCCGCCTTCGCCGCCTCCTCCTACGCCGAGCTGCGCGACGGCCTGGCCCGCGAGGGCTGGACGCGGGCGTTCGTCAAGCCCGCGCACGGGTCGTCGGCGTCCGGGGTGATCGCCCTGCAGACGGCCGGCGACCGGGTCAGGGCCGTCACGTCGGCGGCCTGGGGGCCCGGGGGCGGGCTGGTCAACTCGTTGCGGGTGCGCGCCTACACCTCCTGGGAGGAGGTGCGGCGGGTCGTCGACGTGCTGGCCGGCGACGGGCTGCACGTGGAGCGGTGGTTCCCGAAGGCGTCGCACGGCGAGAGCGCGTTCGACCTGCGGGTGGTGACCGTGGCCGGGCGGCCGACGCACGCGGTGGTGCGCATGAGCCGCACGCCGATGACGAACCTGCACCTCGGCGGCCGGCGCGGCGACCTCGGGCTGGTGCGGTCGCGGGCCGGGCTGTGGGAGCGGGTGCTGGAGGTGTGCGCGGGGGCGGCGGCGTGCTTCCCCGGCAGCCTGATGACGGGGGTCGACGTGATGGTGGGCGCCGACTGGCGGTCGGTGGCGGTGGCCGAGGTCAACGCGTTCGGCGACCTGCTGCCCGGCCTGGACGACCTGCACGGGCACGGGCGCGACACGTACGCCGAGCAGGTCCGCGCCGTCCTCGCGAACGCGCCGGCGCCGGTGGGGCCGGGCGGGTGA